In a single window of the Streptacidiphilus sp. P02-A3a genome:
- a CDS encoding Lrp/AsnC family transcriptional regulator yields the protein MDRLLGEVVVLDAVDAGLVRGLQGDGRASFQALSQLVGISREAARARVQRLLDQGRVRVVGVVAPEVAGLTALAHVSLDVAGPSAAAALVAAARPAARFVSCTAGPHAVVADVRVADADALEAECALLRQAPGVRGIEVFACTDLVKDAYAPTSPAAGRCRLTAADLDRIDRLLLELLQRDGRASFSALSERVGLSQPATRARVLRLLEAGAVYVTGLVATAALGVREAAGIGLGVRAGAREVARAAARLPGVNYVALGHGRFDVVCGVDARDRAELLAGLEALRGLAGVARSESWVHLEIVKESYTYDLPAE from the coding sequence GTGGATCGACTGCTTGGTGAGGTCGTCGTGCTTGATGCCGTGGACGCCGGTCTGGTGCGTGGGTTGCAGGGGGACGGGCGGGCCAGTTTCCAGGCGCTCTCGCAACTCGTCGGGATCTCCCGGGAGGCAGCCAGGGCGCGGGTGCAGCGGCTGCTGGACCAGGGCCGGGTGCGGGTGGTCGGCGTGGTCGCGCCGGAGGTCGCCGGGCTGACCGCGCTGGCCCACGTCTCGCTCGACGTGGCCGGGCCCAGCGCCGCCGCCGCGCTGGTCGCGGCCGCGCGTCCGGCCGCCCGCTTCGTGTCCTGCACCGCCGGTCCGCACGCGGTGGTCGCCGACGTCCGGGTCGCCGACGCCGACGCGCTGGAGGCGGAGTGCGCACTGCTGCGGCAGGCCCCCGGGGTGCGCGGGATCGAGGTGTTCGCCTGTACCGACCTGGTCAAGGACGCCTACGCGCCGACCTCGCCCGCCGCCGGACGCTGTCGGCTGACGGCGGCCGACCTGGACCGGATCGACCGGCTGCTGCTGGAGCTGCTGCAACGCGACGGCCGGGCCAGTTTCAGCGCGCTGTCGGAACGCGTCGGCCTCTCCCAGCCGGCGACCAGGGCCCGGGTGCTGCGGCTGCTGGAGGCCGGGGCGGTCTATGTGACCGGCCTGGTGGCCACCGCCGCGCTCGGGGTGCGCGAGGCGGCCGGGATCGGCCTGGGGGTCCGCGCCGGGGCGCGCGAGGTGGCGCGGGCGGCGGCGCGGCTGCCCGGGGTGAACTACGTGGCGCTGGGCCACGGGCGGTTCGACGTGGTGTGCGGGGTCGACGCCCGCGACCGGGCCGAGCTGCTGGCCGGTCTGGAGGCGCTGCGCGGGCTGGCGGGCGTGGCCCGCAGCGAGTCCTGGGTGCACCTGGAGATCGTGAAGGAGAGCTACACGTACGATCTGCCCGCCGAGTAG
- a CDS encoding choice-of-anchor D domain-containing protein: protein MLAMPVVTALVAAAGVLTLAGQPAVAATATGSTATGGSGASLPYAEVQAENSLTNGTVIGPSYTQGQLADEASGRKAVTLQGTGQYVTFTTPVATDSIDFRYSIPDSSDGSVYTAPLSLYVNGAKQTDFSLTNAYSWYYGSYPFTNTPSSGNPHHFYDETHRLFSTTYPAGTTFKLQVDSEDTAGSYTIDLADFENVAAPLAQPAGSVSVVSEGADATGAADSTSAFNAAINAAGPGGTVWIPPGTFNIPGHIVVNDVTVEGAGMWYSTVTGAAPGFYGNGAPTNSSPASTNVHLSNFAIFGNVQDRDDSAQVNGIGGAMSNSTVSNIWIDHMKVGAWMDGPMNNLTFSGMRIRDTTADGINFHGGVTNSTVTDSDIRNTGDDGIATWADSSLGADAFDTISDNTVQLQQLANGIAIYGGHDNTVNGNLVQDTGITQGGGITAAQRFTSTPLGTTTIENNTMIRDGNLDPNWQFGVGALWFDGSQGAVTGPINVTNALIEQSPYEAVQWVEGTVSGVSLNNVTIAGTGTFALQEQTGGAATFTNVTATGVGASSPVYNCEGGNFVVTDGGGNSGISGTPSCGPWPAPVYPPYPVTGVNATPGALSFGSEATGATSAAQTVTVNNPTSAAASVSSIATTGDFSQTNTCGSSIAANSSCTVNVTFAPTAAGARTGTLTVVAGGNTSTVSLSGTGIAPGPVLNATPGGLSFAGTVVGASTAAQTVTITNSGTSAATVSGVAVTGDFSQTNNCSSIAVGASCTVNVVFTPTTGGARSGALTVTSNANNSPTSVALSGSGINSSTDIAAGQPATASSSNGTYVPANLTDADPSTYWESANGAFPQWAQVDLGQSFSIGKVELKLPPATAWSARTQTLSVLGSTDGTNFSTIVGSATYTFDPNANGNTVTITFPATTARYVRVNITANSGWPAGQLSDFEVFPSGGTSTSSATLSANPTALTFASQALNTTSSAQTVTVTNTGNAAATVSGVTASGAFAQTNTCGSSIAAGASCTVSVTFDPTAAGTATGTLSVSSNATGSPTTVALTGTGAGTVSTNLALGAATSDSSNTQSYVSSNVTDGNQSTYWESADNALPQWVQVDLGSAKSVSRVVLELPASTSWAARTQTLSLLGSTDGSTFATVVGSATYTFDPNVNNNTVTITFPATTQRYLRLNITANSGWPAGQLSEFQIWNV, encoded by the coding sequence ATGCTCGCCATGCCCGTGGTCACCGCCCTGGTGGCGGCGGCGGGTGTGCTCACGCTGGCGGGCCAGCCGGCCGTGGCCGCCACCGCCACTGGCTCGACCGCCACCGGCGGCAGCGGCGCCAGCCTGCCGTACGCCGAGGTGCAGGCGGAGAACTCGCTCACCAACGGGACGGTCATCGGCCCGAGTTACACCCAGGGCCAGCTCGCTGACGAGGCGTCGGGCCGCAAGGCGGTGACCCTGCAGGGCACGGGGCAGTACGTCACCTTCACCACGCCGGTGGCCACCGACTCGATCGACTTCCGGTACAGCATTCCGGACAGCTCCGACGGCTCGGTCTACACCGCGCCGCTGTCGCTCTACGTCAACGGCGCCAAGCAGACCGACTTCAGCCTGACGAACGCGTACAGCTGGTACTACGGCAGCTACCCGTTCACCAACACGCCGAGCTCGGGCAACCCGCACCACTTCTACGACGAGACGCACCGGCTGTTCTCGACCACCTATCCGGCCGGTACCACGTTCAAGCTGCAGGTCGACTCCGAGGACACGGCCGGCTCGTACACCATCGACCTCGCGGACTTCGAGAACGTCGCCGCGCCGCTGGCGCAGCCCGCGGGTTCGGTGTCGGTGGTCAGCGAGGGCGCCGACGCGACCGGCGCGGCCGACTCCACCAGCGCCTTCAACGCCGCGATCAACGCCGCCGGTCCCGGCGGCACGGTGTGGATCCCGCCGGGCACGTTCAACATCCCGGGCCACATCGTCGTCAACGACGTCACCGTCGAGGGCGCGGGCATGTGGTACTCGACCGTGACCGGCGCGGCGCCCGGCTTCTACGGCAACGGGGCACCCACCAACTCCAGCCCGGCGAGCACCAACGTGCACCTGTCGAACTTCGCGATCTTCGGCAACGTCCAGGACCGCGACGACAGCGCGCAGGTCAACGGCATCGGCGGCGCGATGAGCAACTCCACCGTGTCGAACATCTGGATCGACCACATGAAGGTCGGGGCCTGGATGGACGGCCCGATGAACAACCTGACCTTCAGTGGCATGCGGATCCGGGACACCACCGCCGACGGCATCAACTTCCACGGCGGCGTGACCAACTCCACGGTGACCGACAGCGACATCCGCAACACCGGTGACGACGGCATCGCGACCTGGGCCGACTCCAGCCTCGGCGCGGACGCCTTCGACACCATCTCCGACAACACCGTGCAGCTCCAGCAGCTCGCCAACGGCATCGCCATCTACGGTGGTCACGACAACACCGTGAACGGCAACCTGGTCCAGGACACCGGCATCACCCAGGGCGGCGGCATCACCGCCGCGCAGCGGTTCACCTCCACTCCGCTGGGCACCACCACGATCGAGAACAACACCATGATCCGGGACGGAAACCTCGACCCGAACTGGCAGTTCGGCGTGGGCGCGCTCTGGTTCGACGGCAGTCAGGGCGCGGTCACCGGGCCGATCAACGTGACCAACGCGCTGATCGAGCAGAGCCCGTACGAGGCGGTGCAGTGGGTCGAGGGCACGGTCAGCGGGGTCTCGCTGAACAACGTGACCATCGCCGGCACCGGTACCTTCGCGCTGCAGGAGCAGACCGGCGGCGCGGCGACGTTCACCAACGTCACCGCGACCGGTGTGGGTGCCTCCTCGCCGGTGTACAACTGCGAGGGCGGCAACTTCGTGGTGACCGACGGTGGCGGCAACTCCGGCATCAGCGGTACGCCGAGCTGCGGTCCGTGGCCCGCCCCGGTCTACCCGCCGTACCCGGTGACCGGTGTGAACGCCACTCCGGGCGCGCTCAGCTTCGGCTCCGAGGCGACCGGCGCGACCAGTGCCGCGCAGACGGTGACGGTCAACAACCCGACCAGCGCCGCCGCTTCGGTCTCCTCGATCGCGACCACCGGTGACTTCAGCCAGACCAACACCTGTGGTTCCTCGATCGCGGCGAACAGCTCGTGCACGGTCAACGTGACCTTCGCGCCGACCGCGGCCGGTGCCCGTACCGGCACCCTGACCGTGGTCGCGGGTGGCAACACCAGCACGGTCAGCCTCTCCGGCACCGGCATCGCGCCGGGCCCGGTGCTGAACGCCACCCCGGGCGGCCTGTCCTTCGCCGGTACCGTGGTCGGTGCGTCCACCGCCGCGCAGACGGTGACCATCACCAACTCGGGCACCAGCGCGGCGACCGTCTCCGGTGTCGCGGTGACCGGTGACTTCAGCCAGACCAACAACTGCTCCAGCATCGCGGTCGGTGCGTCCTGCACCGTCAACGTGGTCTTCACGCCGACCACCGGCGGTGCCCGGAGCGGCGCGCTGACGGTCACCAGCAACGCCAACAACAGCCCGACCAGTGTGGCCCTGAGCGGCAGCGGCATCAACAGCTCCACCGACATCGCCGCCGGTCAGCCCGCCACCGCCAGTTCGTCGAACGGCACCTACGTCCCGGCGAACCTGACCGACGCCGACCCGTCCACCTACTGGGAGAGCGCCAACGGCGCGTTCCCGCAGTGGGCCCAGGTCGACCTCGGGCAGAGCTTCAGCATCGGCAAGGTCGAGCTCAAGCTCCCGCCGGCCACGGCGTGGTCGGCCCGCACGCAGACCCTGTCGGTGCTGGGTTCCACGGACGGGACGAACTTCTCCACGATCGTGGGTTCGGCCACCTACACCTTCGACCCGAACGCCAACGGCAACACGGTGACCATCACCTTCCCGGCCACCACCGCGCGCTACGTGCGGGTCAACATCACCGCCAACTCCGGCTGGCCGGCCGGGCAGTTGTCGGACTTCGAGGTGTTCCCGAGCGGTGGCACCAGCACCTCCTCGGCGACGCTGTCGGCCAACCCGACCGCGCTGACCTTCGCCAGCCAGGCGCTGAACACCACCAGCAGCGCGCAGACGGTGACGGTGACCAACACCGGTAACGCCGCCGCGACCGTCTCCGGGGTCACCGCCTCCGGTGCCTTCGCGCAGACCAACACCTGCGGCAGCTCGATCGCCGCGGGCGCCTCCTGCACGGTCTCGGTCACCTTCGACCCGACCGCCGCCGGGACCGCCACCGGTACCCTCAGCGTCTCCAGCAACGCCACCGGCAGCCCGACCACGGTCGCGCTGACGGGCACCGGTGCGGGCACGGTGAGCACCAACCTGGCGCTGGGCGCGGCCACCAGCGACTCCAGCAACACCCAGAGCTACGTCTCCTCCAACGTGACCGACGGCAACCAGAGCACCTACTGGGAGAGCGCCGACAACGCGCTGCCGCAGTGGGTGCAGGTCGACCTCGGCTCGGCGAAGAGCGTCAGCCGGGTGGTGCTGGAGCTCCCCGCCTCCACCTCGTGGGCGGCCCGCACCCAGACGCTGTCGCTGCTGGGCAGCACCGACGGCAGCACCTTCGCCACCGTCGTCGGCTCGGCCACCTACACCTTCGACCCCAACGTCAACAACAACACGGTCACCATCACCTTCCCGGCGACCACCCAGCGCTACCTCCGGCTGAACATCACCGCCAACTCCGGCTGGCCGGCCGGACAGCTCTCGGAGTTCCAGATCTGGAACGTCTGA
- a CDS encoding family 16 glycosylhydrolase, which produces MRISPVTSARFGAIAGTAALVAVPLAGQAHAATAKVTQDRLTPTSMTAGTAAEAGLTVHSGACFTARTLGVGVRDAAGDNLDFPGAADNVRICPGGLSITTGSRTLAAGTYTQFGFWQDTAGAWHNLPSRTLTVAASTTPPATPTPPSTGSGSPVPGQSLVWSEEFNGPVAYGSRWIGDSTTAFQYGNHNPNDNKLDWLSDSAVSVAGGVATFTAAPSGNTLENGKQAWTTGLLTTEGSTQGFQVKTGDYAETRVRLPTAAGAWPALWTWKNGNGEIDSFEYHPDNPNLLEFTNHVNPAQNYYTDASAVAPGKWVTIGTYYGANSVDWYVNGTKVYADGTGVGPNWSAYLILSLSVSAGEYHPAPTSSSPITFAADYVRVYG; this is translated from the coding sequence ATGCGCATCTCTCCTGTCACCTCCGCGCGCTTCGGCGCGATAGCCGGTACCGCCGCGCTCGTCGCGGTACCCCTGGCCGGGCAGGCCCACGCCGCCACCGCCAAGGTCACCCAGGACCGGCTCACCCCCACCTCGATGACCGCGGGCACCGCCGCCGAGGCCGGGCTCACCGTGCACTCCGGCGCCTGCTTCACCGCGCGGACGCTCGGCGTCGGCGTCCGCGACGCCGCCGGTGACAACCTGGACTTCCCCGGCGCCGCCGACAACGTCCGGATCTGCCCGGGCGGCCTCTCGATCACCACCGGCAGCCGCACCCTGGCCGCCGGGACGTACACCCAGTTCGGCTTCTGGCAGGACACCGCCGGGGCCTGGCACAACCTCCCCTCGCGGACGCTGACCGTCGCCGCATCCACGACCCCGCCCGCCACGCCGACCCCGCCGAGCACCGGCTCGGGCTCGCCGGTACCCGGCCAGTCGCTGGTCTGGTCCGAGGAGTTCAACGGCCCGGTCGCCTACGGGTCGCGCTGGATCGGCGACAGCACCACCGCCTTCCAGTACGGCAACCACAACCCGAACGACAACAAGCTGGACTGGCTCAGCGACAGCGCGGTCAGCGTCGCGGGCGGCGTGGCCACCTTCACCGCCGCGCCCTCCGGCAACACCCTGGAGAACGGCAAGCAGGCCTGGACCACCGGGCTGCTCACCACCGAGGGCTCGACCCAGGGCTTCCAGGTGAAGACCGGCGACTACGCCGAGACCCGGGTGCGGCTGCCGACCGCGGCCGGCGCCTGGCCCGCGCTGTGGACCTGGAAGAACGGCAACGGGGAGATCGACTCCTTCGAGTACCACCCGGACAACCCGAACCTGCTGGAGTTCACCAACCACGTCAACCCGGCGCAGAACTACTACACCGACGCCAGTGCGGTCGCGCCGGGCAAGTGGGTCACCATCGGTACCTACTACGGCGCCAACTCCGTTGACTGGTACGTCAACGGAACCAAGGTCTACGCGGACGGCACCGGCGTCGGCCCGAACTGGTCGGCCTATCTGATCCTGAGCCTGTCGGTCAGCGCCGGTGAGTACCATCCGGCGCCCACCAGTTCGTCCCCGATCACCTTCGCCGCGGACTACGTCCGGGTCTACGGCTGA